The sequence CTTCAGCTCCAGGATGTAGCGGTCGGCGTGCAGGCGCGCCAGCAGGCCGCCCATGGTGCTGTGCTCGACGATGCGGCCATGGTTGATGATGGCGATGTGCCGGCACAAGGTTTCCGCCTCTTCCAGGTAGTGGGTGGTGAGGATGATGGTGGTGCCGTCGCGGTTGATCTTGCGTAGGAAATCCCACATGGAGCGACGGATCTCGATATCCACGCCCGCGGTCGGTTCGTCGAGGATGAGCAGCTTGGGGGAATGCACCAGGGCGCGGGCGATCATCAGGCGGCGTTTCATGCCGCCCGATAGGTTCCGCGACACCGTATCGCGCCGGTCCCACAGCTCGAGCTGGCGCAAGCAAGCTTCGGCCCGGCGGAGGGCCTCGCGCCGGCGGATGCCGTAATAGCCCGCCTGGTTAGCGACCACGCTCAACACGGTCTCGAACTGGTTGAAATTGATTTCCTGGGGCACCAGGCCGATGCAGCGCTTCGCCGCCGCCCGTTGCCGATCCAGGTCGTGGCCGAACACCTCGACCGTTCCGGAAGTCTTGTTCACCAGGGAACTGACGATGCCGATGGTGGTGGATTTGCCGGCCCCATTCGGCCCC is a genomic window of Candidatus Methylocalor cossyra containing:
- a CDS encoding ABC transporter ATP-binding protein produces the protein MNALSLRKLRKVYKNGAEALKGIDLEVAAGDFFALLGPNGAGKSTTIGIVSSLVNKTSGTVEVFGHDLDRQRAAAKRCIGLVPQEINFNQFETVLSVVANQAGYYGIRRREALRRAEACLRQLELWDRRDTVSRNLSGGMKRRLMIARALVHSPKLLILDEPTAGVDIEIRRSMWDFLRKINRDGTTIILTTHYLEEAETLCRHIAIINHGRIVEHSTMGGLLARLHADRYILELKRPLATVPTVEGYQLERLGERTLSAVVPTELGLHRLFRALSERDIEVVSLRNAANRLEQLFIDLVERQRAAPVRKSA